From Labrus bergylta chromosome 22, fLabBer1.1, whole genome shotgun sequence, one genomic window encodes:
- the LOC109990600 gene encoding dynactin subunit 1 isoform X6: MALNRRHSYTPRLTSPLISKMSSAGTVESGKPPKIGSAVEVIGKGQRGTVAYIGATLFASGKWVGVILNEPKGKNDGTVQGKRYFTCEENHGIFVRQSQLQVVEESSGATSPDTPESGITKIPRQRDIPETPKITKQTPVNVKKSSARRSAKASRESLSSSLSGDVSEATLSSHQGALGAPVMPQPSGSPAAVAAQVPATPNKVEPAMSMQEDESLRAQVKDLEEKLETLKMKRTEDKAKLKELEKHKIQLEQLQEWKNKMQEQQAELQKQLKEAKKEAREAQEAKDRYMEEMSDTADAIEMATLDKEMAEERAESLQVEVDTLKEKVEELSMDLEILRHEISEKGSDGAASSYHVKQLEEQNARLKEALVRMRDLSSSEKQEHVKLQKQMEKKNSELDTLRTQKEKFQEEVKQAESTIDELKEQVDAALGSEEMVETLTERNLDLEEKVRELRETVTDLEAINEMNDELQENARETEMELREQLDLGSAKVREADKRVEAAQETVADYQQTINKYRELTTGLQEANRELISQQNANTEQVHPPPAELFDFKIKFAETRAYAKAIEMELRKMEVAQSNRQVSLLTSFMPDSFLRHGGDHDCILVLLLIPRLICKAELISKQAQEKFDLNGKMAQGSGLRGPPGEQCSFASGLVYSLGLLQATLHKYEQALNDCSVDVFKRMGTLYSEMSFHERSLDYFIDLLHKDQLDETVQVEPLTKAIKYYQQLYSVHLADHTEDCTVQLADHIKFTQSALDCMGVEVARLRSFLAAGQESAGLSVLLKDLDTSCSDIKQFCKKIRRRMPGTDVVGVPVALHYGLQVSEALMECRRQQSRVVAVLQEVAAAGAQMVSTLAEQEGLNALKLEDIACKAVEQVYGSHGVNGPDCLRQSCSSVIAAMNKLATAMQEGEYDADRPQAKTPPVEIRASTVRAEMTDAEGLGVKLEDRETVIKELKRSLKIKGEELSEANVRLSLLEKKLDTSTKDADERVEKIQTKLDENLALLKKKEKEFEETMDALQADIDQLEAEKAELKQRINNQSKMTIEGLRSPQSSGIASIVQGSAGAGLSPSLAGPVQVVDSPLLRKQVEAQRLGIKQLKNENNRLKAEKMRAQLASLPPLCPPKLPHMSKESSMPPDGLNTGIYRRTDQLLATLLKLSAEVKVIDVTGKTAVSASSQLLEQTARLQNLSDALVKLKGEVAEHVVSYQPGAKATSDFATFPVSSFVKAKEEKQGGTVFVGRVAIPCIRGQEQVHRLVLSQQQLQKVHRLLMA; the protein is encoded by the exons ATGGCTTTGAACAGGCGACATTCTTATACTCCCCGG CTGACAAGCCCACTGATCAGCAAAATGAGTAGTGCAGGAACAGTGGAAAGTGGAAAACCCCCAAAG ATTGGCTCCGCAGTAGAGGTGATAGGGAAGGGTCAGCGTGGTACTGTTGCCTATATTGGCGCTACCCTTTTTGCCTCTGGGAAATGGGTGGGTGTCATTCTCAATGAACCCAAAGGCAAGAATGATGGCACTGTTCAAGGGAAACGCTACTTTACCTGTGAGGAAAATCATGGAATATTTGTCAGACAGTCCCAG CTCCAGGTGGTGGAAGAAAGCTCCGGTGCCACCTCTCCAGATACTCCCGAGTCAGGCATTACAAAGATTCCTCGACAAAGAG ACATTCCAGAGACTCCAAAGATAACCAAGCAG ACACCTGTGAATGTTAAAAAG TCCTCTGCTCGCCGCTCTGCAAAG GCGTCTCGTGAGAGCCTGTCGTCCTCCCTGTCCGGTGATGTAAGTGAGGCTACACTGTCCTCCCATCAGGGTGCACTAGGAGCTCCTGTGATGCCTCAGCCCAGCGGATCGCCTGCAGCAGTGGCAGCCCAGGTCCCTGCCACTCCAAACAAG GTGGAACCTGCCATGTCCATGCAG GAGGACGAATCATTGCGAGCTCAGGTCAAGGACCTAGAGGAAAAACTAGAAACGCTGAAGATGAAGCGGACCGAGGACAAGGCCAAGCTGAAGGAGCTCGAGAAACACAAAATCCAACTTGAGCAGCTTCAGGAGTGGAAGAACAAAATGCAGGAGCAACAGGCTGAACTGCAGAAACAACTCAAAGAGGcaaagaag GAAGCCCGTGAGGCACAGGAGGCCAAGGACCGTTACATGGAGGAGATGTCGGACACAGCAGACGCCATAGAAATGGCCACACTGGACAAAGAGATGGCAGAAGAGCGAGCTGAGTCACTGCAGGTGGAGGTGGACACTTTGAAGGAGAAAGTGGAGGAGCTGTCGATGGACCTGGAGATCCTGAGACATGAGATTTCAGAAAAag gctctgatggagctgcatcAAGTTATCACGTCAAACAGCTTGAGGAGCAGAATGCTCGACTGAAGGAGGCATTGGTTCG GATGCGTGACCTGTCCTCTTCAGAGAAGCAGGAACATGTGAAGCTGCAGAAgcagatggagaagaagaactCTGAGCTGGACACTCTGAGGACTCAGAAGGAAAAATTTCAGGAAGAGGTCAAACAGGCGGAGTCCACTATTGATGAGCTGAAGGAGCAG GTGGATGCTGCTCTCGGGTCAGAGGAGATGGTGGAGACCTTAACAGAGAGGAACCTTGACCTAGAGGAGAAAGTCCGAGAGCTGAGAGAAACAGTGACTGATCTG GAGGCTATAAACGAGATGAATGATGAACTCCAGGAGAACGCCCGGGAAACAGAAATGGAACTAAGAGAGCAGTTGGACCTGGGTTCAGCAAAGGTCAGAGAGGCTGACAAAAGGGTGGAGGCTGCCCAGGAGACTGTGGCTGATTACCAGCAGACCATCAACAAGTACAGAGAGCTGACCACTGGACTACAG GAGGCCAACAGAGAGTTGATCAGCCAGCAGAATGCCAACACTGAACAAGTTCACCCACCTCCCGCAGAACTATTTGACTTCAAGATCAAGTTTGCAGAGACCCGGGCCTATGCCAAG GCAATTGAGATGGAGCTTAGAAAAATGGAAGTTGCTCAGTCAAACAGACAGGTATCCCTACTCACCTCCTTCATGCCAGACTCCTTCCTCCGTCATGGTGGAGATCACGACTGTATTCTGGTCCTCCTGCTCATCCCGAGGCTCATCTGtaag GCTGAGCTCATCAGTAAACAGGCCCAGGAGAAGTTTGACCTAAATGGGAAGATGGCCCAGGGATCTGGTCTCAGAGGGCCTCCTGGAGAGCAGTGCAGCTTTGCCTCCGGACTGGTCTACTCCCTGGGCTTGCTACAGGCTACTCTGCACAAATATGAACA GGCTCTGAATGATTGCAGCGTGGATGTTTTCAAACGCATGGGTACACTCTACTCTGAAATGAGCTTCCATGAACGCTCTCTGGATTATTTCATTGACCTGCTGCATAAAGATCAACTCGATGAGACTGTTCAGGTTGAACCTCTCACCAAGGCCATCAAGTACTATCAG CAACTGTACAGTGTCCATCTGGCAGATCACACCGAAGACTGCACAGTTCAGCTGGCCGACCACATAAAG TTTACCCAGAGTGCACTGGACTGCATGGGAGTCGAGGTAGCTCGTCTGCGATCGTTTCTGGCAGCAGGTCAGGAGAGCGCTGGCCTTAGTGTTCTTCTCAAAGACCTGGACACTTCCTGCTCTGATATCAAACAGTTCTGCAAAAAGATCCGCCGCCGCATGCCAGGAACAGATGTAGTGGGAGTACCAGTAGCTCTTCATTATGGACTACAG GTGTCTGAAGCTTTAATGGAGTGTAGGCGCCAGCAGTCCCGAGTGGTAGCTGTGCTGCAGGAGGTGGCTGCAGCAGGAGCTCAGATGGTTTCTACTCTGGCGGAACAGGAGGGGCTTAACGCTCTGAAATTGGAAGACATAGCTTGCAAGGCTGTGGAGCAG gTGTATGGCTCTCATGGTGTGAACGGTCCAGACTGTCTGCGTCAGTCATGCAGCTCTGTCATTGCTGCCATGAACAAGTTGGCCACGGCCATGCAGGAAGGAGAGTACGATGCTGACAGACCACAGGCCAAG ACTCCTCCTGTGGAGATCAGGGCGTCCACCGTCAGGGCAGAGATGACGGACGCCGAGGGTCTTGGAGTGAAACTTGAGGATAGAGAGACTGTTATCAAGGAGCTCAAGAGGTCCCTCAAAATCAAG GGGGAGGAACTGAGTGAGGCAAATGTGCGACTGAGTCTGCTGGAGAAGAAGCTCGACACGTCCACCAAAGATGCAGATGAACGGGTGGAGAAAATTCAGACCAAGCTGGATGAGAACCTTGCCTtgttaaagaagaaagaaaa GGAGTTTGAGGAGACAATGGATGCTCTGCAGGCAGATATTGACCAGCTGGAGGCAGAGAAAGCAGAGCTGAAACAACGTATTAATAACCAATCTAAGATGACCATCGAAGGACTAAGAAGCCCTCAATCTTCTGGAATCGCCTCCATTGTACAGGGATCTGCAGGAG CAGGTCTGTCTCCATCCTTGGCAGGACCAGTACAGGTGGTGGACTCCCCTCTCCTCAGGAAGCAAGTTGAGGCTCAGAGACTGGGCATTAAACAGCTCaagaatgaaaacaacagacTAAAG GCTGAGAAGATGAGAGCCCAGCTAGCCTCCCTTCCTCCACTGTGTCCTCCTAAACTACCACACATGTCCAAAGAAAGCTCCATGCCACCAGATGGTCTAAACACGGGCATCTATCGCAGGACTGACCAGCTACTCGCAACCCTGCTGAAGCTGAGTGCAGAGGTTAAAGTAATAGATGTCACGGGGAAGACAGCAG tAAGTGCCAGCTCCCAGCTGCTGGAGCAGACGGCCCGTCTACAGAATCTCAGTGATGCCCTGGTTAAACTGAAG GGAGAGGTTGCTGAACATGTGGTTTCATACCAGCCTGGTGCAAAGGCTACCTCCGACTTCGCCACCTTCCCAGTCTCATCCTTTGTTAAG gccaaagaagaaaaacagggaGGAACTGTATTTGTAGGACGAGTTGCTATTCCATGCATCCGTGGACAGGAGCAAGTTCACCGCCTTGTCCTATCACAGCAGCAACTGCAGAAAGTTCATCGCCTGCTCATGGCTTGA
- the LOC109990600 gene encoding dynactin subunit 1 isoform X3: MALNRRHSYTPRLTSPLISKMSSAGTVESGKPPKIGSAVEVIGKGQRGTVAYIGATLFASGKWVGVILNEPKGKNDGTVQGKRYFTCEENHGIFVRQSQLQVVEESSGATSPDTPESGITKIPRQRDIPETPKITKQSSARRSAKWSTPGRLTPATSLPSLLVRPPGGSSLSLMASRESLSSSLSGDVSEATLSSHQGALGAPVMPQPSGSPAAVAAQVPATPNKVEPAMSMQEDESLRAQVKDLEEKLETLKMKRTEDKAKLKELEKHKIQLEQLQEWKNKMQEQQAELQKQLKEAKKEAREAQEAKDRYMEEMSDTADAIEMATLDKEMAEERAESLQVEVDTLKEKVEELSMDLEILRHEISEKGSDGAASSYHVKQLEEQNARLKEALVRMRDLSSSEKQEHVKLQKQMEKKNSELDTLRTQKEKFQEEVKQAESTIDELKEQVDAALGSEEMVETLTERNLDLEEKVRELRETVTDLEAINEMNDELQENARETEMELREQLDLGSAKVREADKRVEAAQETVADYQQTINKYRELTTGLQEANRELISQQNANTEQVHPPPAELFDFKIKFAETRAYAKAIEMELRKMEVAQSNRQVSLLTSFMPDSFLRHGGDHDCILVLLLIPRLICKAELISKQAQEKFDLNGKMAQGSGLRGPPGEQCSFASGLVYSLGLLQATLHKYEQALNDCSVDVFKRMGTLYSEMSFHERSLDYFIDLLHKDQLDETVQVEPLTKAIKYYQQLYSVHLADHTEDCTVQLADHIKFTQSALDCMGVEVARLRSFLAAGQESAGLSVLLKDLDTSCSDIKQFCKKIRRRMPGTDVVGVPVALHYGLQVSEALMECRRQQSRVVAVLQEVAAAGAQMVSTLAEQEGLNALKLEDIACKAVEQVYGSHGVNGPDCLRQSCSSVIAAMNKLATAMQEGEYDADRPQAKTPPVEIRASTVRAEMTDAEGLGVKLEDRETVIKELKRSLKIKGEELSEANVRLSLLEKKLDTSTKDADERVEKIQTKLDENLALLKKKEKEFEETMDALQADIDQLEAEKAELKQRINNQSKMTIEGLRSPQSSGIASIVQGSAGAGLSPSLAGPVQVVDSPLLRKQVEAQRLGIKQLKNENNRLKAEKMRAQLASLPPLCPPKLPHMSKESSMPPDGLNTGIYRRTDQLLATLLKLSAEVKVIDVTGKTAVSASSQLLEQTARLQNLSDALVKLKGEVAEHVVSYQPGAKATSDFATFPVSSFVKAKEEKQGGTVFVGRVAIPCIRGQEQVHRLVLSQQQLQKVHRLLMA; encoded by the exons ATGGCTTTGAACAGGCGACATTCTTATACTCCCCGG CTGACAAGCCCACTGATCAGCAAAATGAGTAGTGCAGGAACAGTGGAAAGTGGAAAACCCCCAAAG ATTGGCTCCGCAGTAGAGGTGATAGGGAAGGGTCAGCGTGGTACTGTTGCCTATATTGGCGCTACCCTTTTTGCCTCTGGGAAATGGGTGGGTGTCATTCTCAATGAACCCAAAGGCAAGAATGATGGCACTGTTCAAGGGAAACGCTACTTTACCTGTGAGGAAAATCATGGAATATTTGTCAGACAGTCCCAG CTCCAGGTGGTGGAAGAAAGCTCCGGTGCCACCTCTCCAGATACTCCCGAGTCAGGCATTACAAAGATTCCTCGACAAAGAG ACATTCCAGAGACTCCAAAGATAACCAAGCAG TCCTCTGCTCGCCGCTCTGCAAAG TGGAGCACTCCAGGTCGTCTGACACCTGCcacctccctcccttctctttTGGTACGTCCACCTGGCGGCTCCAGTCTGTCGCTCATG GCGTCTCGTGAGAGCCTGTCGTCCTCCCTGTCCGGTGATGTAAGTGAGGCTACACTGTCCTCCCATCAGGGTGCACTAGGAGCTCCTGTGATGCCTCAGCCCAGCGGATCGCCTGCAGCAGTGGCAGCCCAGGTCCCTGCCACTCCAAACAAG GTGGAACCTGCCATGTCCATGCAG GAGGACGAATCATTGCGAGCTCAGGTCAAGGACCTAGAGGAAAAACTAGAAACGCTGAAGATGAAGCGGACCGAGGACAAGGCCAAGCTGAAGGAGCTCGAGAAACACAAAATCCAACTTGAGCAGCTTCAGGAGTGGAAGAACAAAATGCAGGAGCAACAGGCTGAACTGCAGAAACAACTCAAAGAGGcaaagaag GAAGCCCGTGAGGCACAGGAGGCCAAGGACCGTTACATGGAGGAGATGTCGGACACAGCAGACGCCATAGAAATGGCCACACTGGACAAAGAGATGGCAGAAGAGCGAGCTGAGTCACTGCAGGTGGAGGTGGACACTTTGAAGGAGAAAGTGGAGGAGCTGTCGATGGACCTGGAGATCCTGAGACATGAGATTTCAGAAAAag gctctgatggagctgcatcAAGTTATCACGTCAAACAGCTTGAGGAGCAGAATGCTCGACTGAAGGAGGCATTGGTTCG GATGCGTGACCTGTCCTCTTCAGAGAAGCAGGAACATGTGAAGCTGCAGAAgcagatggagaagaagaactCTGAGCTGGACACTCTGAGGACTCAGAAGGAAAAATTTCAGGAAGAGGTCAAACAGGCGGAGTCCACTATTGATGAGCTGAAGGAGCAG GTGGATGCTGCTCTCGGGTCAGAGGAGATGGTGGAGACCTTAACAGAGAGGAACCTTGACCTAGAGGAGAAAGTCCGAGAGCTGAGAGAAACAGTGACTGATCTG GAGGCTATAAACGAGATGAATGATGAACTCCAGGAGAACGCCCGGGAAACAGAAATGGAACTAAGAGAGCAGTTGGACCTGGGTTCAGCAAAGGTCAGAGAGGCTGACAAAAGGGTGGAGGCTGCCCAGGAGACTGTGGCTGATTACCAGCAGACCATCAACAAGTACAGAGAGCTGACCACTGGACTACAG GAGGCCAACAGAGAGTTGATCAGCCAGCAGAATGCCAACACTGAACAAGTTCACCCACCTCCCGCAGAACTATTTGACTTCAAGATCAAGTTTGCAGAGACCCGGGCCTATGCCAAG GCAATTGAGATGGAGCTTAGAAAAATGGAAGTTGCTCAGTCAAACAGACAGGTATCCCTACTCACCTCCTTCATGCCAGACTCCTTCCTCCGTCATGGTGGAGATCACGACTGTATTCTGGTCCTCCTGCTCATCCCGAGGCTCATCTGtaag GCTGAGCTCATCAGTAAACAGGCCCAGGAGAAGTTTGACCTAAATGGGAAGATGGCCCAGGGATCTGGTCTCAGAGGGCCTCCTGGAGAGCAGTGCAGCTTTGCCTCCGGACTGGTCTACTCCCTGGGCTTGCTACAGGCTACTCTGCACAAATATGAACA GGCTCTGAATGATTGCAGCGTGGATGTTTTCAAACGCATGGGTACACTCTACTCTGAAATGAGCTTCCATGAACGCTCTCTGGATTATTTCATTGACCTGCTGCATAAAGATCAACTCGATGAGACTGTTCAGGTTGAACCTCTCACCAAGGCCATCAAGTACTATCAG CAACTGTACAGTGTCCATCTGGCAGATCACACCGAAGACTGCACAGTTCAGCTGGCCGACCACATAAAG TTTACCCAGAGTGCACTGGACTGCATGGGAGTCGAGGTAGCTCGTCTGCGATCGTTTCTGGCAGCAGGTCAGGAGAGCGCTGGCCTTAGTGTTCTTCTCAAAGACCTGGACACTTCCTGCTCTGATATCAAACAGTTCTGCAAAAAGATCCGCCGCCGCATGCCAGGAACAGATGTAGTGGGAGTACCAGTAGCTCTTCATTATGGACTACAG GTGTCTGAAGCTTTAATGGAGTGTAGGCGCCAGCAGTCCCGAGTGGTAGCTGTGCTGCAGGAGGTGGCTGCAGCAGGAGCTCAGATGGTTTCTACTCTGGCGGAACAGGAGGGGCTTAACGCTCTGAAATTGGAAGACATAGCTTGCAAGGCTGTGGAGCAG gTGTATGGCTCTCATGGTGTGAACGGTCCAGACTGTCTGCGTCAGTCATGCAGCTCTGTCATTGCTGCCATGAACAAGTTGGCCACGGCCATGCAGGAAGGAGAGTACGATGCTGACAGACCACAGGCCAAG ACTCCTCCTGTGGAGATCAGGGCGTCCACCGTCAGGGCAGAGATGACGGACGCCGAGGGTCTTGGAGTGAAACTTGAGGATAGAGAGACTGTTATCAAGGAGCTCAAGAGGTCCCTCAAAATCAAG GGGGAGGAACTGAGTGAGGCAAATGTGCGACTGAGTCTGCTGGAGAAGAAGCTCGACACGTCCACCAAAGATGCAGATGAACGGGTGGAGAAAATTCAGACCAAGCTGGATGAGAACCTTGCCTtgttaaagaagaaagaaaa GGAGTTTGAGGAGACAATGGATGCTCTGCAGGCAGATATTGACCAGCTGGAGGCAGAGAAAGCAGAGCTGAAACAACGTATTAATAACCAATCTAAGATGACCATCGAAGGACTAAGAAGCCCTCAATCTTCTGGAATCGCCTCCATTGTACAGGGATCTGCAGGAG CAGGTCTGTCTCCATCCTTGGCAGGACCAGTACAGGTGGTGGACTCCCCTCTCCTCAGGAAGCAAGTTGAGGCTCAGAGACTGGGCATTAAACAGCTCaagaatgaaaacaacagacTAAAG GCTGAGAAGATGAGAGCCCAGCTAGCCTCCCTTCCTCCACTGTGTCCTCCTAAACTACCACACATGTCCAAAGAAAGCTCCATGCCACCAGATGGTCTAAACACGGGCATCTATCGCAGGACTGACCAGCTACTCGCAACCCTGCTGAAGCTGAGTGCAGAGGTTAAAGTAATAGATGTCACGGGGAAGACAGCAG tAAGTGCCAGCTCCCAGCTGCTGGAGCAGACGGCCCGTCTACAGAATCTCAGTGATGCCCTGGTTAAACTGAAG GGAGAGGTTGCTGAACATGTGGTTTCATACCAGCCTGGTGCAAAGGCTACCTCCGACTTCGCCACCTTCCCAGTCTCATCCTTTGTTAAG gccaaagaagaaaaacagggaGGAACTGTATTTGTAGGACGAGTTGCTATTCCATGCATCCGTGGACAGGAGCAAGTTCACCGCCTTGTCCTATCACAGCAGCAACTGCAGAAAGTTCATCGCCTGCTCATGGCTTGA